One genomic segment of uncultured Desulfobacter sp. includes these proteins:
- a CDS encoding transposase has translation MSLAQNASKNIVDRLTWHTANRDQTGIAKDLAEGKDIPEVYGLGEAGLFDEFFYFLDHFEFTNLLMELEPKSKQRNSPVPFMRIIFIYMMRIVAGLHFFWHTDSVILRSQALMRLVGFNGREIKEGTCNRGKKKSSCDEKAPIPIRGPVSCDFIKNTMASIVAPTLEKMFNRGISILAAHKFFPKKIHALLDASEIESTEKCNGCGKVTKEKPPELKLRKKRIRKVLETVFGFKIWVVWDPNSRLPLAMRFATIEVHDITFAQEVVQQAIDNLGEHAKITSLAIDRGFTDGIFLWWLNSKTITFFIPAKSSLNVYDDALSLIGTGHSEIKDEIRTVGAGKNKTTVTDHWDVEGLEGLTSAEFYGPQGSGSHQNSKGFVANPINAVVVKDDPFKANNPGSKTLIILTNGPVDKPLVVYDAYDARSEIENALFREAKQAWFIERPPINTKSGFIVHVYLTIFVMALTTAFRDWIDQQDKLEKKGQDTGIRKFRQKVKEENGNKLIIFDKDRYAIFDAYEVFILCGRNVLRPTGTPETITPQDILTKYGVQLE, from the coding sequence ATGAGTTTAGCCCAAAATGCATCAAAAAATATAGTAGACCGCTTGACCTGGCATACAGCAAACAGGGACCAAACAGGCATCGCCAAAGATCTTGCCGAAGGTAAAGATATCCCTGAAGTATATGGCCTTGGGGAAGCTGGATTATTCGATGAGTTTTTTTACTTTCTTGATCATTTCGAATTTACCAACCTGCTCATGGAACTTGAACCAAAATCAAAACAAAGAAACAGTCCGGTCCCATTCATGCGTATCATTTTTATTTATATGATGCGTATTGTGGCTGGCCTTCATTTTTTTTGGCACACAGACTCTGTTATTCTTCGAAGTCAGGCCTTAATGCGTCTTGTCGGCTTTAACGGCAGGGAGATAAAAGAAGGGACTTGCAATAGGGGTAAGAAAAAATCCTCTTGCGATGAAAAAGCGCCCATTCCAATCCGAGGACCGGTATCTTGTGATTTCATAAAAAATACAATGGCATCAATTGTTGCACCAACCCTGGAAAAAATGTTTAACAGGGGAATATCGATTTTAGCGGCACATAAGTTTTTTCCAAAAAAAATTCATGCTCTGCTTGATGCTTCCGAGATTGAATCAACAGAAAAATGTAACGGCTGTGGCAAAGTAACCAAAGAAAAACCGCCCGAACTCAAACTTCGTAAAAAGCGCATTCGAAAAGTTCTGGAAACTGTTTTTGGATTTAAAATATGGGTGGTTTGGGATCCAAACAGCCGCCTTCCTTTAGCCATGCGTTTTGCTACAATTGAGGTTCATGACATAACTTTTGCTCAGGAAGTGGTTCAGCAGGCAATTGACAATCTGGGGGAACATGCCAAAATCACTTCCCTTGCCATTGACCGTGGGTTCACGGACGGCATTTTTTTATGGTGGCTCAACAGTAAAACCATCACCTTTTTTATTCCTGCTAAATCCAGTTTGAATGTTTATGACGATGCCCTGTCTTTAATTGGTACAGGCCATTCGGAAATTAAAGACGAAATACGCACTGTGGGTGCCGGTAAAAACAAGACAACGGTTACAGATCATTGGGATGTTGAAGGTCTGGAAGGGTTAACGTCAGCAGAATTCTACGGACCACAGGGCAGCGGCAGCCATCAAAACTCCAAAGGCTTTGTCGCCAATCCCATCAATGCTGTTGTGGTTAAGGATGATCCTTTTAAGGCTAATAATCCCGGTTCCAAAACCCTGATTATTCTTACAAATGGACCTGTTGACAAGCCCTTGGTGGTTTATGACGCATACGACGCCCGCAGTGAAATTGAAAACGCCTTATTTAGAGAGGCCAAGCAGGCCTGGTTCATAGAAAGGCCACCTATAAATACGAAATCCGGTTTTATCGTTCATGTGTATCTCACCATTTTTGTCATGGCACTGACAACGGCTTTCAGGGATTGGATAGACCAACAGGATAAATTGGAGAAAAAAGGTCAAGACACCGGAATCAGGAAGTTCAGACAAAAAGTTAAAGAAGAAAATGGAAACAAGCTGATTATATTTGATAAGGATCGGTATGCAATATTTGATGCGTATGAAGTTTTCATTCTATGTGGCAGGAATGTACTCCGGCCAACCGGCACACCAGAAACGATCACCCCTCAAGACATATTAACAAAATATGGTGTACAACTAGAATAA
- a CDS encoding ATP-grasp domain-containing protein: MQLTGLKYGKQLMDVVGFPVAETLTETATKEQIEALLKKGGKLVVKPSFMGSAGKKGKAGLVKIVDNYADAVQAKKDLFYAEYQQGPVTHKANGVTFEEFVASDAELYVSITTSTITRTPVMLLIVEGGVEVEELPDDKKAIIPFNPLEGLKGYHINDALIKLGCPKPFISPLVQQLPKLWELYNNYGLTMIELNPIRMKKGKRPLPVACDVKAAFDQDDPAQERLKFPDEVFATELTEFETEINQLRTYQGQSDVVELNPNGTILPFMFGGGANSAATEVLGDKAIFSSDFGGNPPYAKMKEIASISYRHFLKNANIVQIIGGKANNTDIFVTIKAMLDALRENIHLNPDVHVIIGRGGPNVVQGMIYARDLLDSMKVPYKMFGFDSSMIGVLNYTLELDAWITANKKK; the protein is encoded by the coding sequence ATGCAACTAACTGGATTAAAATATGGAAAGCAATTGATGGATGTCGTTGGTTTCCCCGTAGCAGAGACCCTGACAGAAACTGCTACCAAAGAACAGATTGAAGCGTTGCTGAAAAAAGGCGGAAAACTCGTTGTAAAACCGTCTTTCATGGGCAGTGCCGGTAAGAAAGGAAAAGCCGGTCTGGTAAAAATAGTCGACAACTATGCCGATGCCGTCCAGGCCAAAAAAGATCTTTTCTATGCCGAATATCAGCAAGGCCCTGTGACACATAAAGCAAACGGCGTTACATTTGAAGAATTTGTCGCCTCGGATGCAGAGCTTTATGTAAGTATCACAACCTCAACAATTACCAGAACGCCTGTCATGCTTCTGATTGTTGAAGGTGGTGTTGAAGTTGAGGAATTGCCGGACGACAAAAAAGCCATCATTCCGTTTAATCCCTTGGAAGGTCTTAAGGGATATCATATCAATGATGCATTGATCAAACTCGGATGCCCCAAACCATTCATCAGCCCGTTGGTACAGCAACTTCCCAAACTGTGGGAACTGTATAACAATTATGGGCTGACCATGATTGAGCTTAACCCCATCCGCATGAAAAAAGGCAAACGTCCCCTTCCGGTTGCATGCGATGTTAAAGCTGCCTTTGACCAGGATGATCCGGCACAGGAACGCCTTAAGTTCCCCGATGAAGTATTTGCTACGGAATTGACCGAGTTTGAAACGGAAATCAACCAGCTGAGGACCTACCAGGGACAGAGTGACGTTGTTGAACTCAACCCCAATGGAACTATCCTGCCGTTTATGTTTGGTGGTGGTGCCAACAGTGCGGCCACTGAGGTTCTGGGCGACAAAGCGATCTTCTCATCAGACTTTGGTGGAAACCCGCCCTATGCAAAGATGAAAGAGATCGCAAGCATTTCTTACAGACATTTTCTGAAGAATGCGAACATTGTTCAGATTATTGGCGGTAAAGCAAACAACACCGATATTTTTGTTACTATCAAAGCGATGCTGGATGCCCTGAGGGAAAACATTCATTTGAATCCGGATGTACACGTTATCATCGGGCGTGGCGGTCCAAATGTTGTACAGGGAATGATTTATGCCCGTGACCTTCTTGACAGTATGAAAGTTCCTTACAAAATGTTCGGTTTCGACAGTAGTATGATTGGTGTATTGAATTACACCCTGGAACTGGATGCATGGATTACAGCAAATAAGAAAAAATAA
- a CDS encoding CoA-binding protein, which produces MSQTNPFPYYVGVKSLEEIANKDTRCVVMNLLGGESRGVTPTSHEFSGGNIVAGVQYGKSGGKLETKIGDIPAYGSIKEIIDAGIEFDTGVIYLPPTAVAAAAAELIAQNPKLTKIVILTEKVSVKDSQFIRAIAQQNKIDVFGGNCLGIGNSWEQVRVGGALGGNNPSESLVKGSVAVYSNSGNFSTTIPEYLKVAGFGTSTVLSSGKDLYIQFAFAEFLYCAENDPRTKAIFCYIEPGGYYEKMALDWIKDGTLKFTKPIVACVIGRWKANLSRAVGHAGAIAGGGDDALAKEKWFDEYFGIGMFDPENPKASKKGVRIESIQDAPLAMAALYKEIGEKPDFAAKGDLSLKPWFVNEQGIDIPEKLHMEAVEAMEPYNDAIKKLGNQVGAQLTRESMRNKSGASRMNPKTDVTEVHGVPVLDLVVKHFALSNFFAVTSVMPDEKYLPLANAIMNYFTAVGTQYMDISARARANGALPNAYLGAAVLTSGNCKLYQDMKEMTDKMIDLFYVDIHGNASVNDALVDEKLSQKIMPQGETTAKEAEVAAFFGELLAKQGLETVFTKYAQKYAEANSDVNKLSLLLAAMTLSVIWTPLVDRQMTRETATDVSTYLGCNGVLVGCCAPQYEINDFYKSLVELNDLSVLTTDFATTCFKLLFNRDCDTREQFAINGLLNLLMSNGPGTISAKGAKESVSGGNFIATCYSGWMNNTGRDHGGNGFEAIKFLKDAFGDFDPYLEPDDAKREAKLAELAQATAQKYLETKTRAKREGIMNYFKVPCVNHPVFKGKPVNYDPREVFMDKLFTERNEINHFQVFYHHLVKKMFEVGATKNVFCVNIDGVIATISLDLLWKDVNSGKIDAKAMQDIAFIMFLLGRMVGCSAEIADHKSRGNIMDCRTPASQVEFVG; this is translated from the coding sequence ATGAGCCAAACTAATCCGTTCCCCTACTATGTGGGAGTAAAAAGTCTAGAAGAGATAGCAAATAAAGATACACGGTGCGTAGTGATGAATCTTCTGGGTGGTGAAAGTAGAGGTGTAACGCCCACATCACATGAATTCAGTGGCGGTAACATTGTTGCTGGTGTTCAATATGGAAAGTCCGGTGGAAAACTGGAAACCAAAATCGGGGATATCCCGGCATATGGTAGCATTAAAGAGATTATTGACGCCGGTATCGAATTTGATACAGGTGTTATCTATCTGCCGCCTACAGCGGTTGCTGCTGCTGCGGCTGAACTTATTGCACAGAATCCGAAACTGACGAAAATTGTTATTTTGACAGAAAAAGTATCTGTCAAAGATTCTCAGTTTATCCGTGCAATTGCACAACAGAATAAAATCGACGTATTTGGTGGAAATTGCCTGGGTATCGGGAACTCCTGGGAGCAAGTGCGTGTTGGTGGTGCCCTGGGCGGTAATAATCCGAGTGAAAGTCTGGTAAAAGGAAGTGTTGCGGTTTACAGTAACTCAGGTAACTTCAGTACAACCATCCCTGAATACTTGAAAGTAGCCGGTTTCGGTACATCAACCGTATTAAGTTCCGGTAAAGACCTTTATATCCAGTTCGCATTTGCAGAATTCCTCTATTGCGCAGAAAATGATCCCCGGACCAAAGCGATCTTCTGCTATATTGAGCCCGGCGGATATTATGAAAAAATGGCACTGGACTGGATCAAAGACGGCACCCTTAAATTCACCAAGCCGATTGTCGCATGCGTAATCGGACGCTGGAAAGCCAACTTGAGCCGTGCGGTTGGTCATGCCGGCGCTATTGCCGGTGGTGGCGATGATGCCCTAGCAAAAGAGAAATGGTTTGATGAGTATTTCGGCATTGGGATGTTTGATCCTGAAAACCCGAAAGCGTCCAAAAAAGGTGTCAGAATCGAATCCATCCAGGATGCGCCGCTTGCCATGGCTGCGCTGTATAAAGAAATCGGAGAGAAGCCCGATTTTGCAGCCAAGGGCGACCTGAGCCTGAAACCCTGGTTTGTCAATGAGCAGGGTATTGACATACCTGAAAAACTGCATATGGAAGCAGTTGAAGCCATGGAACCCTACAATGATGCCATCAAAAAACTTGGTAATCAGGTAGGTGCCCAGCTGACCAGAGAATCCATGCGCAACAAGTCCGGCGCAAGCCGCATGAATCCGAAAACCGACGTTACTGAAGTACATGGCGTTCCGGTTCTCGATCTTGTTGTAAAGCATTTTGCGCTTTCCAACTTCTTTGCCGTAACTTCTGTAATGCCCGATGAAAAATATCTGCCGTTGGCTAATGCGATAATGAACTACTTCACAGCCGTGGGTACGCAGTATATGGATATTAGCGCCCGCGCCCGTGCGAATGGCGCCCTGCCTAACGCTTATCTTGGCGCTGCAGTGTTAACATCCGGTAATTGCAAACTGTATCAAGACATGAAAGAGATGACCGACAAAATGATCGATCTCTTCTATGTCGATATCCATGGCAATGCTTCTGTAAACGATGCGCTCGTTGATGAAAAATTGTCACAGAAGATTATGCCCCAGGGTGAAACCACTGCTAAAGAAGCAGAAGTAGCTGCATTCTTCGGTGAACTGCTGGCCAAACAAGGGCTGGAAACCGTCTTCACCAAATATGCCCAGAAATACGCCGAAGCAAACAGTGATGTAAACAAACTCAGCCTGCTTCTGGCTGCCATGACCTTAAGTGTTATCTGGACGCCTCTGGTTGACAGGCAGATGACCCGTGAAACCGCTACGGATGTTAGTACATATCTGGGATGCAACGGTGTTCTTGTTGGTTGCTGCGCACCCCAGTATGAAATCAACGATTTCTACAAATCCTTGGTAGAACTCAACGATCTGTCCGTGCTGACTACTGACTTTGCAACTACCTGCTTTAAACTGCTGTTCAACCGTGACTGCGACACCAGAGAACAGTTCGCCATCAACGGCCTGCTCAACCTGCTGATGTCCAACGGCCCGGGTACCATCAGTGCCAAGGGTGCCAAGGAATCCGTCAGTGGCGGTAACTTTATCGCTACATGCTACTCAGGCTGGATGAACAACACCGGTCGTGACCATGGCGGCAACGGTTTTGAAGCCATCAAGTTCCTCAAAGACGCCTTTGGCGACTTTGATCCGTACCTGGAACCGGATGATGCAAAACGCGAAGCAAAACTTGCAGAACTGGCCCAGGCTACTGCTCAAAAATACCTGGAAACCAAAACACGCGCAAAACGCGAAGGTATCATGAATTACTTCAAGGTACCGTGCGTAAACCATCCTGTATTCAAAGGAAAACCGGTTAACTACGATCCGCGCGAAGTTTTCATGGACAAACTGTTCACTGAAAGAAACGAGATCAACCACTTCCAGGTATTCTATCATCACCTGGTTAAAAAGATGTTTGAAGTTGGCGCCACCAAGAACGTATTCTGCGTTAATATTGACGGCGTTATCGCAACCATCTCCCTTGATCTTCTCTGGAAAGATGTTAACAGCGGAAAAATTGATGCCAAAGCTATGCAGGACATCGCATTTATCATGTTCCTGCTTGGTCGTATGGTGGGCTGCTCTGCTGAAATTGCTGACCACAAATCTCGTGGTAACATCATGGATTGCCGTACTCCTGCCAGCCAGGTTGAATTTGTTGGCTAA
- a CDS encoding cob(I)yrinic acid a,c-diamide adenosyltransferase, with protein sequence MKGYVQVYTGNGKGKTTASIGLAVRASGAGLNVFIVQFMKQGMYSEINALNNLDNIFVEQYGAGLFVKGKPSDAERAKCRQGYERLCQIIEAGKHDLVIADEANIACFCGLLSEEDLLHLIDIKPDHIELVLTGRGAPASVMDKADLVTEMTTIKHYYQQGVVARVGIEK encoded by the coding sequence GTGAAAGGTTACGTTCAGGTTTACACGGGTAATGGTAAAGGAAAAACAACCGCAAGCATAGGTCTTGCAGTCAGAGCGAGCGGCGCCGGGCTAAATGTATTTATCGTTCAGTTTATGAAACAAGGCATGTATTCGGAAATAAATGCACTTAACAATTTAGATAATATTTTTGTTGAACAATATGGCGCAGGACTTTTTGTTAAAGGAAAACCTTCTGATGCAGAGAGAGCAAAGTGCCGGCAGGGGTATGAACGGTTATGTCAAATTATTGAAGCAGGAAAGCATGATCTTGTTATCGCTGATGAGGCAAATATAGCCTGTTTTTGCGGCTTGCTTTCTGAAGAAGATCTATTGCATCTGATTGATATAAAACCTGACCATATTGAGCTTGTGCTTACCGGACGCGGCGCTCCTGCATCTGTTATGGATAAAGCAGATCTTGTAACGGAAATGACAACGATCAAACACTATTATCAACAAGGTGTTGTTGCCAGGGTGGGAATTGAGAAGTGA
- a CDS encoding FapA family protein, whose translation MRSELNKINAEQAYIIPTLADLALKYGTISQDQHSHLLKLFAFKEKQADFEDLLRDHGMATPYQLGLLKLIREYQIVRKSGEEFGKIAIQNGFAGMVDINRALDLQKKEFKKSRHKKLIGDILVESRILTTKQKDLILKEQNLFNKHDHDSSYKKSNSSDNAGKGRGGGAEKQPELSIIVSSDHMTAWVERRNPDEIVISLNQVKDVAMTDGIVNGMYPDSFIQCFLDTGVKKFPVARVDCANLLKRQSNLSLHIKGVNGKPIEKKKGEVLAEQTDSATEVQVENLYGENINATAANDFAVRCGENTRWSRDKLKILATKSGIPSLSTTRSVFIHPVVHIREDADYRYGPIEPYADLSVSGTITGAYQISAGRVIAEEIRGANIDAIGDIHTRVGISDATIRAQGDVHARYIHNSRIETFGNVYVQNEIIDSQIRCSGKFQSPKCRVISSRIYAKGGAILSGVGSERSVPSTIVAGGEHHVIGLGQTILDMMNSILGKLEDLKDEKRDEQSKAEKIFKKMIELKAFHDKAKKKKDALLSEVNKKKEHINEKIWKNIQRLISTYDTRMNSSLASLKTMNVSKKDHDACVMELEKKISIATAQAEKEILSHEKIFFAYLETSKERIGVPIIEINGKAYAGTILGGVYQRFPLTDDKNGFKVEEVEGQGRVPELQFTSLVQRS comes from the coding sequence TTGAGAAGTGAACTAAATAAGATCAATGCGGAACAGGCCTATATTATTCCGACATTAGCAGATCTTGCATTAAAGTACGGCACCATTTCACAGGATCAGCACTCGCACTTGTTAAAACTTTTCGCCTTTAAAGAAAAGCAGGCTGATTTTGAGGATTTGTTGCGTGATCACGGCATGGCAACGCCGTATCAACTTGGATTGCTTAAGCTGATCCGGGAATACCAGATTGTTCGCAAAAGCGGCGAAGAATTCGGTAAAATTGCCATTCAAAACGGCTTTGCCGGCATGGTCGATATCAATCGGGCATTGGACTTACAAAAAAAGGAATTTAAAAAATCACGACATAAAAAACTGATCGGTGATATTCTTGTTGAATCCCGAATTTTAACAACAAAACAAAAAGATCTAATTCTCAAAGAGCAGAATCTGTTTAACAAACATGATCATGACTCATCCTATAAAAAAAGCAACTCATCTGACAATGCAGGAAAGGGTAGGGGCGGCGGTGCTGAAAAACAACCTGAACTAAGCATCATTGTCAGTTCAGATCATATGACTGCCTGGGTAGAAAGACGTAATCCTGATGAAATTGTGATCTCTCTAAATCAGGTTAAAGATGTCGCCATGACAGATGGTATTGTCAACGGTATGTATCCTGATTCTTTTATTCAGTGTTTTCTTGATACTGGTGTTAAAAAATTTCCCGTTGCCCGGGTGGACTGCGCGAATCTTTTAAAGCGGCAAAGCAATCTTTCTTTACATATAAAAGGAGTGAACGGTAAACCAATAGAGAAGAAAAAAGGTGAAGTTCTCGCAGAACAGACAGATTCAGCCACAGAAGTTCAAGTTGAAAATCTGTATGGTGAAAATATAAATGCTACAGCAGCAAATGATTTTGCTGTTCGTTGCGGCGAAAATACCAGATGGTCAAGGGACAAGTTGAAAATCCTTGCCACGAAATCCGGAATCCCTTCGCTTTCAACCACCCGAAGTGTTTTTATTCATCCTGTTGTTCATATTCGGGAAGATGCAGACTATCGTTACGGACCCATTGAGCCCTATGCCGATTTATCGGTATCAGGGACGATTACCGGTGCATATCAAATAAGTGCAGGTAGAGTAATCGCCGAGGAAATTCGGGGTGCAAATATAGATGCGATAGGTGATATCCATACCAGGGTCGGTATTTCGGATGCGACTATTCGTGCACAGGGTGATGTTCATGCCAGGTATATACACAACAGCAGGATAGAGACCTTTGGCAATGTATATGTTCAAAATGAAATCATTGACTCACAGATCAGGTGCAGCGGAAAATTTCAAAGTCCAAAATGCAGGGTAATTTCATCAAGAATTTATGCCAAGGGCGGGGCTATTCTGTCAGGCGTCGGGAGTGAACGGTCCGTGCCAAGTACCATTGTTGCAGGCGGCGAACATCATGTCATTGGTCTTGGGCAAACCATTTTGGATATGATGAACTCTATTCTTGGCAAATTAGAGGACCTCAAGGACGAAAAGCGCGACGAGCAGTCCAAGGCAGAAAAAATTTTTAAAAAAATGATCGAACTTAAAGCGTTTCATGATAAAGCCAAGAAAAAAAAAGATGCGTTGTTATCTGAAGTTAATAAAAAAAAGGAACATATAAACGAGAAAATTTGGAAAAACATCCAAAGGCTGATTTCAACTTACGATACGAGAATGAACAGTTCTCTGGCTTCATTGAAAACAATGAATGTTTCCAAAAAAGACCATGATGCCTGTGTTATGGAACTCGAAAAAAAGATCTCCATAGCTACTGCCCAGGCAGAAAAAGAGATTCTTTCACATGAAAAAATATTTTTTGCATATTTGGAAACGTCAAAGGAAAGAATCGGCGTGCCGATTATTGAAATTAATGGAAAAGCCTATGCCGGTACTATTCTGGGGGGTGTTTACCAACGCTTTCCGCTTACGGATGATAAAAACGGTTTCAAGGTAGAAGAGGTGGAGGGGCAGGGCAGGGTTCCTGAATTACAATTTACCTCACTGGTGCAGAGGTCATGA
- the thpR gene encoding RNA 2',3'-cyclic phosphodiesterase: MNSDKNIKDNATIRCFIAIVLDAHTKRQLNRVQTAIRSTGIHAGWPSAQNFHLTLKFLGDISEQALPCIKKMLSEAIADKTRFNITLNRLGVFPNIRHPKVIWIGSDKTIPELVNLQRDIDSRLNKCHPFVKEKKFSPHITIARIRHYAKPGTLKKALKIETGAIKIPVNQIHLIESRLYSSGAVHSSLFCAKLKSS, from the coding sequence TTGAATTCAGATAAAAACATTAAAGATAACGCGACAATCCGATGTTTTATCGCAATCGTTCTTGATGCGCATACGAAGCGTCAGCTAAATCGGGTCCAGACAGCCATTCGCTCCACCGGAATTCATGCTGGATGGCCGTCCGCCCAAAACTTTCATCTCACCCTAAAATTTCTTGGAGATATTTCAGAACAGGCGCTACCGTGTATTAAAAAAATGTTATCCGAAGCGATTGCCGATAAGACCCGTTTTAATATCACACTTAATCGGCTTGGCGTATTCCCAAATATACGCCATCCTAAAGTCATTTGGATTGGGTCGGATAAAACAATTCCAGAATTGGTGAATTTGCAGCGCGACATTGATTCAAGACTGAATAAATGCCACCCGTTTGTTAAAGAGAAAAAATTTTCACCACACATCACAATAGCTCGGATACGCCACTATGCAAAACCAGGTACATTAAAGAAAGCGCTTAAAATTGAAACAGGCGCCATAAAAATCCCTGTAAACCAGATCCATCTGATAGAAAGCAGGCTGTATTCCTCCGGGGCTGTCCACTCGTCTTTATTCTGTGCCAAGTTAAAATCCTCATGA
- a CDS encoding radical SAM protein codes for MSPPLVIPFFIPHQGCPHLCVFCNQRLITRQTSEVHTFDSEAERLSGVIHTYLQFKKNRDQVELAFFGGNFLGLETSRILALLKAVQPWIRQGQIHSIRCSTRPDTVTGRILDLARPFGLETVELGVQSMDDRVLTLAERGHTSEDTRKAMALLKDNGLKTGVQVMVGLPGDNDFGAVRTAEELTELKPDLARIYPLLVLEGSKIAQWYRSGRYEPLSLDQAVDQTKKIVTIFKHAGVSVARIGLQATEMMDDTSQMIAGPWHPAFGHLVLSALMFDQACEKIDTILAEQEGIEKPDKKKSVVLQVHPRALSRLQGDRKTNFDRLAQTYPGRSFLIERVETLDIDQVDVHIPV; via the coding sequence ATGTCCCCGCCCCTGGTAATTCCTTTTTTTATTCCCCACCAGGGATGCCCTCATTTATGTGTTTTCTGTAACCAGCGACTCATCACAAGACAAACTTCAGAAGTGCATACTTTTGACAGTGAGGCAGAACGTCTGTCTGGTGTTATCCATACCTATCTTCAATTTAAAAAAAATCGTGACCAGGTAGAACTGGCCTTTTTCGGCGGCAATTTTCTGGGACTGGAAACATCCAGGATACTTGCATTGCTTAAGGCGGTACAACCATGGATCCGGCAGGGACAGATCCATAGCATTCGCTGCTCCACACGTCCGGATACCGTCACCGGCCGGATTCTGGATCTTGCCCGGCCCTTTGGTCTTGAGACCGTAGAACTCGGTGTCCAGTCCATGGACGATCGCGTGCTTACCCTGGCCGAAAGGGGACATACCAGCGAGGATACCCGAAAAGCCATGGCCCTGCTTAAGGACAACGGCCTTAAAACCGGGGTGCAGGTGATGGTTGGATTGCCGGGAGATAATGATTTCGGTGCTGTACGTACAGCCGAAGAACTGACGGAACTTAAACCTGATCTTGCCAGGATCTACCCTCTTCTGGTGCTCGAAGGCTCCAAGATTGCCCAATGGTACCGGTCCGGTCGATATGAGCCGCTAAGTCTTGACCAGGCGGTTGATCAAACAAAAAAAATAGTCACGATTTTCAAGCATGCCGGGGTATCCGTGGCACGTATAGGATTGCAGGCCACAGAGATGATGGACGATACCAGCCAGATGATTGCAGGTCCATGGCACCCGGCCTTTGGACATCTGGTTTTATCCGCTCTTATGTTTGACCAGGCCTGTGAAAAAATTGACACGATTCTGGCAGAACAGGAAGGGATTGAAAAGCCGGATAAAAAAAAGAGCGTCGTGCTCCAGGTGCACCCAAGGGCTTTATCCCGGCTCCAGGGCGACCGGAAAACCAATTTTGACCGGCTGGCCCAAACATACCCTGGGCGCTCTTTTCTCATTGAAAGGGTTGAAACCCTGGATATAGATCAGGTTGATGTCCACATCCCAGTATAA